One genomic segment of Musa acuminata AAA Group cultivar baxijiao chromosome BXJ3-3, Cavendish_Baxijiao_AAA, whole genome shotgun sequence includes these proteins:
- the LOC135633962 gene encoding F-box/kelch-repeat protein At1g67480-like yields MPSLGIHGLLGGRKRFVDLEVQLHVPVQTNLALTLQASQELYCPVIPGLPDDVAKFCLTLVPRRDLPVIGAVCKRWMSFIKSKEFLAVRKEAGKLEEWVYVLTGDADGRENHWEVLVGSGEKGKVLPSMPGPVKAGFGVVVIDAILFIIAGYSVDIGKACVSNDVYQYDSRLNRWSTLAKMNVARHDFACAELNGNIYAVGGFDSNGDCLSSVEVYDPNRNMWTLIASLRCPRWGCFACSFEGKLYVMGGRSSFTIGNSRFVNVYNPQHQSWCEMKSGCLMVTAHAVLAKKLFCFEWKNQRKLAIYDPVDNSWRKIPVPVTGSSAVAFRFGIFDGKLLLFSLEKVPGYQTLLYDPDAPVGSEWKTSSLKPSGLCLCSVTIKA; encoded by the exons atgcccAGTTTAGGAATTCATGGCCTTCTTGGTGGTAGAAAAAGATTTGTTGATTTGGAGGTGCAACTACATGTTCCAGTTCAAACTAATCTGGCCCTTACCCTGCAAGCATCGCAGGAGTTATACTGCCCTGTTATTCCTGGGTTGCCTGATGATGTGGCCAAGTTCTGTCTCACGCTTGTGCCCCGCAGAGACCTCCCTGTTATAGGTGCTGTTTGTAAGAGATGGATGTCATTCATTAAAAGCAAGGAGTTCCTTGCTGTAAGGAAGGAGGCTGGAAAGCTCGAGGAGTGGGTGTATGTCTTAACTGGTGATGCCGATGGAAGGGAGAACCATTGGGAAGTATTAGTTGGCTCTGGGGAAAAAGGCAAGGTGCTGCCCTCAATGCCTGGTCCTGTCAAAGCTGGGTTTGGAGTTGTCGTTATTGATGCCATCCTTTTCATTATTGCTGGTTACTCAGTTGACATTGGGAAAGCATGTGTTTCGAATGATGTTTATCAGTATGATTCTCGTCTTAACAG ATGGAGCACATTAGCCAAGATGAATGTTGCTCGCCATGACTTTGCTTGTGCCGAGCTTAATGGCAACATATATGCTGTGGGTGGGTTTGATTCTAATGGTGACTGCTTATCGAGTGTTGAAGTTTATGACCCCAACAGAAATATGTGGACCTTAATCGCAAGCCTTCGCTGCCCAAGGTGGGGTTGCTTTGCTTGCAGCTTTGAGGGCAAGCTTTATGTAATGGGTGGGCGTTCTAGCTTCACAATCGGCAACTCCAGGTTTGTGAATGTGTACAATCCACAGCACCAGTCATGGTGCGAGATGAAAAGTGGCTGTTTGATGGTTACTGCACATGCTGTGCTGGCCAAGAAGCTATTCTGTTTCGAGTGGAAGAATCAGCGGAAGTTGGCAATATACGATCCGGTTGACAACTCATGGCGTAAGATCCCTGTGCCTGTTACAGGGAGCTCAGCCGTAGCATTCCGCTTTGGGATATTTGATGGCAAGTTACTGCTTTTCTCACTCGAGAAGGTACCGGGGTACCAGACACTGCTTTATGATCCTGATGCTCCTGTAGGATCTGAGTGGAAAACATCTTCACTTAAGCCTTCTGGCTTGTGTTTGTGCAGTGTCACAATCAAGGCATAA
- the LOC135633425 gene encoding signal peptidase complex subunit 1-like, producing the protein MDWQGQKLANILMQIILVVSTITAFGIGYSIGSFQMMMFTYAGGVVLTALITVPNWQFFNYHHLKWLDPSEAERHPMPQLNDAAVAAPKKKATKIK; encoded by the coding sequence ATGGATTGGCAAGGCCAGAAGTTGGCCAATATTTTGATGcagatcattcttgtagtgtccacgATCACTGCTTTCGGCATCGGATACTCCATCGGCTCCTTCCAAATGATGATGTTTACATACGCTGGTGGAGTTGTGCTCACTGCGCTGATCACTGTGCCCAATTGGCAATTCTTTAACTACCACCACCTCAAATGGTTGGATCCGAGCGAAGCAGAGCGTCACCCGATGCCACAGTTGAAcgatgctgctgttgctgctcctAAGAAGAAGGCAACAAAGATCAAGTAG